Genomic segment of Pararhodobacter zhoushanensis:
CGTCATCTTCGTCCTCGAGCAGATCGTCGTCGGCCTCGACCGTGACGTCGTCATCATCGTCCAGCAGCACGTCATCATCCGTTTCCAGATCCTTGACGACTTTCGGCTTGGCCTTGACGGCCTCGGCAGGAGCCGCGGACGACCCCTTGCGACCCGGAACGTCGATCGGAACGATCTCGCCGGTATAAGGGCTGATCACGGGCGACTTGTTCAGGTCAAAAAAGCGCTTGCCGGTGGTCGGGCAAATGCGCTTAACACCCCATTCTTCCTTGGGCATAGACGGTCCTTCCCATGCTTGGATCGACGCCGGTTGCCATAGTTGGATAGGGTTGTCAAAGCCTTTCCGCCGTTGTTTTGTCCCCCGGCAGGGGCCCTTCGCCCCGGAGCTCCCCGATGTTCAGCGACCCCGACCAGATCGAGCTTCCCGGCGACCCGCCTCTTGCGGTCCGCCTGCGGCGCTCGGGCCGCGCGCGTCGGGTGGCGCTGAGCGTCTCGCGACTGGATGGCACGGTGACGCTCACCCTGCCCACCCGTGCCTCCCTGCGCAGCGCGATGCGCTTTCTGGACGAACGGCGCGACTGGCTGGCGAACGCGGTCGCGGGGTTGGAAGGCCCGGTCATGGTCGGGCCCGGCACGGCGCTGCCGGTCGAGGGTACGCTGCTGACGCTGACCGCGGCACCGCTGAGCAGCGCCCGCATCGACGGCACGACCCTGCTCGTGCCCGCGGCCCGCCCGGTCGCGGGGGCGCTGGCCTATCTGCGGCTGCGCGCGCGCGATCGTCTGGCCGAGAGGGTGAACATCCACGCACAGACGCTGGGGTACAGCATCGGCAAGCTGACCCTGCGCGACACCCGTTCGCGCTGGGGGTCGTGCACGTCCACCGGCGATCTGATGTTTTGCTGGCGGCTGATCATGGCCCCGCCCCGCGTGCTGGACTATGTGGCGGCGCATGAGGTGGCGCACCGCGCGCAGATGAACCACTCTGCGGCCTTCTGGGCCGAAGTCGCTCACCTTTTCCCCGCACATGTCGAGGCCCGCCGCTGGCTCAAGCAACACGGACCAGCGTTGCATCGCTACCGCTTCAGCGCGTCTTGACGCTTTGGGATGCGTGTGATCACGCTGGGCGATGCAACGCCCGCTTCGCCCTGTCCTTGATCCTTCCGCCCTCTCGGCCCATGACCGCGTCTACCGTGCCCTGCGCACGCAGGTCATGCACGGCGAGCTTGCGCCGGGCCATGCCCTGACCCTGCGCGGCATCGCGCGGGATTTCGGTGTGTCGATGACCCCGGCGCGCGAATCGATCCAACGGCTGGTGGCCGAGGGGGCGCTGACCATGTCGGCCAGCGGACGCGTCTCGACGCCCGAGCTGGGCACTGAACGGATCGAAGAGCTGGCCTCCATCCGCGCGCTTCTGGAGCCCGAGCTTGGCAGCCGGGCCCTGCCCCGCGCGCATTCGGCACTGATCGACCGGATGGAGGCGATCAACGCCGCGAACACGGACGCCGTGCTGCGGCAAGACGCGGTGACCTATGTCCGCACCAATCTGGAATTCCACCGCACGCTCTATCTGCGCGCGCAAAGCCCGGCGATGCTGGCCATGGTGGAAACCATCTGGCTGCAACTCGGCCCCACCATGCGCGCCCTATACGGCCGCCTGCGCCGCAACACCCCCCTCCGCACCACCGCCTGATCCTCGCGGCCCTTCAGGCCGGGGACGAACCCGGACTGCGTCTGGCGATCTCGCACCGATGTGACCCAAGGCCTGCGCCACCTGACGCAGTAAGCGCCCGATCCCGGCACCCGGGGGACGCACGCGTCCCCCGGACCCCTTTGTGGATATTTGAAGAGCAAAGAAAGCTCGGTTAACAAAGCGTTAACGCCCTCTTTGCTCTTCAAATATCCCCAGGGGGTGAATTCGGCGTCAGCCGAAGAGGGGGCAGGAAGCCCCCTTCTTGCGCGCCGCGCCAGCGGCGCGCCGGGTCGCGCGAGGGCGCGGCGGCGTCAGCCGTCTCGGCCGAGGGCGAAACCCGCCCCTGCCCTCAGAACGCGACTTGATCGCCGCCTTTAAGCGCCAGAATCTCGCGGGCCTCGTCCGGCGTGGCCACGGCGTTGCCCAGATCCTCGATGATCCGCCGGATCTTGGCCACCTGTTGCGCGTTCGACGTGGCCAGTTCACCGCGCGCGATGAACAGGCTGTCTTCCAGCCCGACGCGCACATGCCCGCCCATCTGCGAGGCTGTTACCGCCATGGGGATCTGTGCTGCGCCGGCAGCCAGCACCGACCAGTGGTATTGATCGCCAAACAGCTTGTCCGCCGTGCGCTTCAGAAACACCAGATTCTCAACATCCGCGCCGATACCGCCCTGAATGCCCAGCACGAACTGCAGGAAGATCGGGGCCTGAAACAGCCCCTGATCCAGCATGCTCTTCAGGTTGTACAGATGCCCGACATCGTAGATCTCGTGCTCGAACTTGATGCCGTGCGGGGCCAACGTCTGCGCCGCCTCCTTGATATCCTTGAAGGTATTGCGGAAAATATTGCCTTCCGACCCTTCGACATAGGCCTTCTCCCAGTCGAACTTCCACGCCGTGTAGCGCGCCGCCAGCCCGTGGAAGCTGAAGTTCAGCGAGCCCATGTTCATCGAGCACATCTCGGGCGAGAAGGTCTTCGCCGGGGTGATCCGCTCTTGAATCGTTGCGGTCAGCGACCCGCCGGTCGAGATGTTCACCACCGCATCCGTCGCCTGCTTGATGCGAGCAAGGAAGGGCGAGAAATCCTTGGGGTCAATCGACGGAAAGCCGGTGTCATTGTTGCGCGCGTGCAGATGCAGGATCGCCGCCCCGGCCTCGGCCGCCGCAATCGCCTGTTCCGCGATCTGGTCATAGGTATAGGGCAGCGCATCCGACATCGTCGGCGTGTGGATCGCGCCGGTCAGCGCGCAGGTGATGATGGTCTTTGGCTTGCGTGCCATGGTATTTTCCTCCCGGAACGTCTGAAATTTTCGGGCGTCAGACGCCCAGTGCCGCCTCGGCCGCAGCGCCCAGCCGCAACAGACGGGCCTCGTGCCCCGCCCCCGCCATCAGCGAAATCCCGGTCGAGGGCACGCCCGTCGGCAGTGTCAGCGCGCAGAGGCCCATCAGGTTGCCGATTCTGCGTGTTGCGCAGGGTCATCAGGTTTTCGGCCGCAAAGAACGCGAGATCTGCCAGCAGATCATCGATCTTCTGCGGCACCGTCGCCACCGACGGAACCAGCACCGCGTCATAGCCCGCAACCGCCGTTTGCCACTGGACCCGCAACTCCTCAAGCCGTCGCCAGGCCTTGATGTACTCATGCGCCGGATACGCCGCACCCGACCGGAAGCGGTCACGCACCGGCGCGAACATCACATCGGGCTGGGCCTCGATCGCCGCGCCCCAGACGCCGTAGCATTCGGCGGCAAAGACGATCCCGGCCAGATCCATCGCCTCGGCCACGGCGGGAACCGCCGCATGGTCGATCCGCGCGCCCGCCTTGGCAAACCGCGCAACCGCGCTCTCGAAGCCCTTGGCCGGGGCCGGATGCACACCGTCCAGCGCCACGGTCTCCAGCACCAGCAGGCGCGTCCCGCCCAGCGTCGCGCCGCGCAGATCGGGCGCGGGTGAGGCGTCGAGCAAGCCGAAGGCCAGCGCCGCGTCCTCAACCGTGCGCGCCAGCGGGCCGACCGTGTCAAACCGCGGCGCCAGGGGCACCGCGCCGCGCAGAGACACGCGCCCGGCGGTGGTTTTCAGCCCCACGAGGTCATTCCACGCCGCCGGCACCCGCACCGAACCGCCGGTATCCGAGCCGATCGCCAGCGGCGCCAGCCCCCAGGCCACCGACGCCGCCGCACCCGAGGACGAGCCGCCCGGCACCGCCTCAGGATCATGAATATTCGGCGGTGTCTGCGTGACCGGGTTCAGGCCCAGCCCGGAAAACGCCAGCTCGGTCAGATGCGTCTTGCCCAGCGGCGGCAGGCCCGCGCCGGTCAGGCGGCTGACTACCTCGGCGTCATGCAGGGGCGTGCGGCCCTTGAGCAGCAGGCTGCCCGATTCGGTTGCCACCCCGGCGGTGTCGAACAGATCCTTCCACGAAACCGGCACCCCATCCAACACCCCGCGCCGCAGGCCCAGCTTGGCCCGGCCCCGCGCGGCGGCGGCAGTGTCCAGCGCCTGCTGTTTCATGGTGCGCGCATAAATACGGTCGCGGTAGGGATGCGCCGCGATGGCGTCCAGAAAGGCTTCGGTCAGGTCCACCGGGCAAATCTCGCCCGCCCCGATGCCGCGCCCCAGCGCCGCTGCGCTCATGCTGCGCCACTTCTCGCTCATACCTGCCCCCGTGTGATGCTGCGCGAACGCTAGCGCGCGCGCGTCGCATGGACAATCCCGCGCGCGTGGCTAGTTTGTCGGGCATGAAACATGACGCAGATATCCTGATTGTGGGCGGCGGGCTGAACGGCCCCGCTTTGGCGCTGGCGCTGGCGCAAGGGGGGCAGTCGGTTGCGGTAATCGACGCGCGCCCGGCCGGGTCGCGCGCCGAGCATGCCTTTGACGGGCGTGCCTATGCGCTGGCGCTGGCCTCGGTCCGGGTGCTGCAGGCGCTGGGGATCTGGCGGGGGCTGAAGGACAAGGCACAGCCGATCCTGGGGATCAAAGCCAGTCAGGGCCATGCCGGGCAAGGCCCGTCGCCGCTGTTTCTGGGCTTTGACGCCGCCGAAATCGAAGAAGGCGTCATGGGCCAGATGGTCGAAGACCGGCACCTCTATGCCGCGTTTCTCGATGGGATGGCGGCCGCCCCGGGCGTCACACTGCACTCGGGCGCACGGGTTGTCGCGCAAGAGACCAGCCCGCAGGGCGTGGCGGTGACGCTGGACGACGGGCGCGTGCTGCGCGGGCGGGTGCTGGTCGGCTGCGACGGGCGCGACAGCGCCGTGGCCCAGCGCGCCGGGATCAAGCGCTGGGGCTGGGATTATGGCCAGACGGGGCTGGTCTGCGCGATTGCGCATGAGCGCCCGCATGAGGGCGTGGCGCATCAGTTTTTCATGCCGCCGGGACCGCTGGCGATCCTGCCGCTGCCGGGAAACCGGTCGTCGATTGTCTGGAGCGAGCGGACAGAAACGGCTGCGGCGATTCAGGCACTGAGTGACGCGGACTATCTGGAAGTCCTGCGCCCCCGGTTCGGGGATTTTCTGGGCCAGATCACGTTGGCAGGCAAACGCTTTGCCTACCCCCTACGGCTGACCATCGCCGAGCGCTTCGTCGCGCAGCGGCTGGCACTGGTCGGCGATGCGGCGCATGGCGTGCATCCGATCGCCGGACAGGGCCTGAACCTGGGGCTGCGCGATGTGGCCGCGCTGGCCGAAGTGCTGATCGAGGCCGCGCGGCGCGGTGAAGATATCGGCGCACCGGATGTGCTGGACCGGTATCAGGCGTGGCGCCGGTTCGACGTGACGCGGATGGCGCTGGGGATGGATGCGGTGAACCGGCTCTTCTCGAACGCCAACCCCTTGCTCGAAGCGGTCCGGGGGCTGGGACTGGGCGCCGTCAACGCCCTGCCCGGCCTGCGCCGTCACTTCATCCGCGAAGCTGCCGGGCTGAATGCCGCCGAGCCGCGGTTGATGCAGGGTGAACCGGTCTAAGGGTTCGCGGCTCGGGGGGCATCGAGCCCCCTCTCGCCGCGGCGCGCGTACCGCGCGCAGGGGGCCAGCCCCCTCGGCCTTGCGGCCTCACCCCCGGCGCATTTAGGGCAAGATGAAAGCGCTTGGATGCGCGAACAATTTATCTAAAATTCGCGATACTCATGAGCACCGGCCTACGACATCGCATTTCATCTTGCTTTAAATACGCCCTTTGCAACACCTCCCCCCGCTCACGTCCCCCGGGGCTTGGCCCTGAGCGTCGGATCGGCCTCGCGCGGGTTCTCCGGCCAGGGGTGGCGCGGATACTGCCCGCGCATGTCCTTGCGGACATCGGCGTATGATGTGTCCCAGAAGCGCGGCAAGTCGGTGGTCACCTGTACCGGCCGCTGTCCGGGGCTGAGCAGTGTCACCTTCAGCGGCAACCGGCGCGGGCCGATGCTGGGGTGTTCGGTGGTGCCGAACATTTCCTGCAGCCGCACGCTGATCTCGGGCTGGCCATGCGCATAGTCGATGGGCACCTTGCGCTGCATCGGTGTGATGTAATGCGCAGGCGCGAGTCGGTCGAGCAGTTGCTGTTGCTCCCAGTCCAGTGCGTGTTTCAACGCTTCGGTCAGGTCCAGCGCCTTGAGGTCATCCGCTGTGCGGATCCTGGTGAGATACGGCAGCAACCAGTCTTCGGCGCGGGCGGTCAGGGCATCGTCGGTGAAATCCGGAAGGTCTGTGCCTTCTGCGCGCAGCAGCGCCACGCGCGACTGCAGGCGGCGGGCGGCGGGGGTCATGCCGCACAGGGCCAGCCCCAGCGCGCGCACCCCGTCGAGCGCGGCCTTGGCCCGCGCCTCAGGCGGCGCGGCCCAGGTGCGGTCGGCCAGAACCAGAGCCCCCAGCGTTTCGCGCGATTTTGCGGTGATGCGGCTTTCGCGCTGATTCCATTCGCACAGGTCGTGCCAGTCGATCCGCTCGGCGAACAGGTCGCGCAGCGCGGCTTCGCTGATCGGCAGTGCCTGCCGGATCCGGGCCTCGCGCGGGTCGCCGTCCAGATCGGTTGCCACGATCAGGCGGCTGTTGGCCAGCGGGTCGGCGGCATCGAACACCGCCCCCTTGCCGCCCGACAAAAGGTAGCGCGGCTGGTCGCCCTTGCGCCGCTGACCGATCCGGTCGGGATAGGCCAGCGCGGCCATCTCGGCCGGATCCAGCCCCTGATCGGCCGGGGCGAGGCGGGCGAGGCGTTTGGCCTCTTGCCGGATCCGCTCGAGCGTCTCGCGCCGCAGTGGCCAGGGGTGGTCGGCGGCATAGGCGCGCGGGTTTTCCAGCGCCTTCAGCCGCAGGGACAGGTCGGCGGGCGCACCGTTCAGCGGGTCACGGTCGGCGATCAGGGCAGCAAGGGTCGCCGCCGGTTTGCCCGCGCGCAAGAGCATATGCGCCAGACGCGGGTGCAAAGGCAGCGCCGCCATCGCCTTGCCATGGGGCGTGATTCGGTCCGCGGACAACGCGCCGAGATCGTGCAGCAGCACGCGTGCTTCGGCCAGCGGGCCGGGCGGTGGCGGCGTGAGAAAGGCGAGGTCGGACGAGCCCCAGAGCGCCAGATCCAGCGCCAGCCCGGTAAGGTCGGCGGTCTCGATCTCGGCCGGTGCAAAGGCGGGCAGCGCCCCCTCTTGCCCCTTGGTCCACAGCCGGTAGCAGATCCCCTCGGCCACGCGCCCGCCCCGGCCCCGGCGCTGTTCGGCCTCGGCCAGACTGACGCGTTCGGTCACCAGCCGCGACATGCCCGAAGTCGGATCGAACCGTGCCCGCCGCGCCTGCCCGCCGTCAACCACGACACGGATGTCGGGGATGGTGAGCGAGGTCTCGGCAATTGCCGTCGCCAGCACCAGCTTGCGCCCGCTCTGCGCCGGGGCCAGCGCCGCACGCTGGGCCGCGAAATCCATCGCGCCAAAGAGGGGGTGCAGCTGCACCTCGGCGGGCAAGCGTGACGCCAGAAGCGCGGCGGTGCGGCGGATCTCGCCTTCGCCGGGCAAGAACACCAGGATGCCGCCTTCGGTTTCGGCCAGCGCCTTGAGGGTCAGCGCGGCCACCGCCTGCGGCAAGCGGGTCTCGCGCGGCACCGGGGCATCGAGCCATCGGGTCTCGACCGGATACGCGCGCCCCTCGGCCGTGAGCAGGGGCGCGCCGCCCAACAGCGCCGCCACGGGGGCTGCGTCAAGCGTCGCCGACATCACCACCAGATGCAGATCCGGGCGCAGTGCCGAGCGGGCCTCCAACACCAGCGCCAACCCCAGATCGGCGTTCAGGGAGCGCTCGTGGAATTCGTCAAAGATCACCGCGCCGATGCCTTCCAGCGACGGGTCCGATTGCAGCATCCGGGTCAGAATACCCTCGGTCACCACCTCGATGCGGGTCGCCTTGGAGACCTGCGCCTCGCCCCGGATGCGGTAGCCGACGGTCTGGCCGACGGATTCGCCCAGCGTCTCGGCCATGCGCTCGGCGGCAGCGCGGGCGGCAAGACGGCGAGGTTCGAGCAGAACGATGCGGCCCTTGGTACCCGCCAGCAGCGCCAGCGGCACGCGCGTGGTCTTGCCGGCACCGGGCGGCGCTTGCAGCACCGCCTGCCCCTGCTCTGACAATGCCGCAACCAGCGCGGGCAGCAGCGGATCGATAGGGAGGGGCGCGCCGGGAAATTGCATGATGGTTTTATGCGGGGCCGGACAGGTGAAGGGAAGGGCCCGCGCTCGGTTCGGGTTGCGAGCGCCGGGGGCCAGCCCCCGGACCCCCGGGATATTTAATGAGCAAAGAGGCGCAAATTTGAGTAAAATTATCCGCAACCAGTGTGACCCGCGCATTTTCTGTCCGAAAATATCCTTGGGGGGTGAATTCGGCGTCAGCCGAAGAGGGGGCTGACAGCCCCCTTCTTGCGCGCCGCGACAGCGGCGCGCCGGGTCGCCCAAGGGCGGGACGGCGTCAGCCGTTCTGGCCGAGGGCGAAACCCCGCCCCGCACTTGGCCCCCCGCACTTGGGGCTTGAGCGGGAACCGGCCCAAGGCTAGACCGGGCGGCGAAAAAGGGGGCGCGCATGTCGTTCAACAGTTTTGGCCATCTGTTCCGCGTGATGACCTGGGGCGAAAGCCATGGACCAGCGCTTGGCGCAACCGTGGACGGCTGCCCGCCGGGTGTCCCGCTGTCCGAGGCGGACATACAGCCGTGGATGGACGCCCGCAAACCCGGCCAGAACCGGTTTACAACCCAGCGGCGCGAGGCTGACGCGGTCGAGATCCTGTCGGGCGTCTATGAAGGCCGCACCACCGGCACGCCGATCCAGCTGATGATCCGCAACACCGACCAGCGGTCCAAGGATTATGGCGAGATCGCCAAGACCTTCCGGCCCGGCCATGCCGACATCACCTATTGGCAGAAATACGGCATCCGCGATCCGCGCGGCGGAGGCCGCTCCAGCGCGCGCGAAACCGCCGCGCGGGTGGCAGCGGGCGGCGTGGCGCGGCAGGTGCTGGCGGCGCTGGCCCCGGGCCTCAGCGTTACCGGCTACATGGTGCAGATGGGCCCGCGCCTGATCGACCGCGCGCGCTTCGACTGGGACGCCATCGCCGCCAACCCCTTCTGGTGCCCCGATGCCGAGACGGCACAGCTCTGGGCCGATGACCTCGACGCCCTGCGCAAGACCGGCAACTCGGTCGGTGCCGTGGTCGAGGTCGT
This window contains:
- a CDS encoding TIGR02300 family protein; this translates as MPKEEWGVKRICPTTGKRFFDLNKSPVISPYTGEIVPIDVPGRKGSSAAPAEAVKAKPKVVKDLETDDDVLLDDDDDVTVEADDDLLEDEDDDTVSFDELGDVADSDDDS
- a CDS encoding M48 family metallopeptidase, which codes for MFSDPDQIELPGDPPLAVRLRRSGRARRVALSVSRLDGTVTLTLPTRASLRSAMRFLDERRDWLANAVAGLEGPVMVGPGTALPVEGTLLTLTAAPLSSARIDGTTLLVPAARPVAGALAYLRLRARDRLAERVNIHAQTLGYSIGKLTLRDTRSRWGSCTSTGDLMFCWRLIMAPPRVLDYVAAHEVAHRAQMNHSAAFWAEVAHLFPAHVEARRWLKQHGPALHRYRFSAS
- a CDS encoding BKACE family enzyme codes for the protein MARKPKTIITCALTGAIHTPTMSDALPYTYDQIAEQAIAAAEAGAAILHLHARNNDTGFPSIDPKDFSPFLARIKQATDAVVNISTGGSLTATIQERITPAKTFSPEMCSMNMGSLNFSFHGLAARYTAWKFDWEKAYVEGSEGNIFRNTFKDIKEAAQTLAPHGIKFEHEIYDVGHLYNLKSMLDQGLFQAPIFLQFVLGIQGGIGADVENLVFLKRTADKLFGDQYHWSVLAAGAAQIPMAVTASQMGGHVRVGLEDSLFIARGELATSNAQQVAKIRRIIEDLGNAVATPDEAREILALKGGDQVAF
- a CDS encoding FAD-dependent monooxygenase, with amino-acid sequence MKHDADILIVGGGLNGPALALALAQGGQSVAVIDARPAGSRAEHAFDGRAYALALASVRVLQALGIWRGLKDKAQPILGIKASQGHAGQGPSPLFLGFDAAEIEEGVMGQMVEDRHLYAAFLDGMAAAPGVTLHSGARVVAQETSPQGVAVTLDDGRVLRGRVLVGCDGRDSAVAQRAGIKRWGWDYGQTGLVCAIAHERPHEGVAHQFFMPPGPLAILPLPGNRSSIVWSERTETAAAIQALSDADYLEVLRPRFGDFLGQITLAGKRFAYPLRLTIAERFVAQRLALVGDAAHGVHPIAGQGLNLGLRDVAALAEVLIEAARRGEDIGAPDVLDRYQAWRRFDVTRMALGMDAVNRLFSNANPLLEAVRGLGLGAVNALPGLRRHFIREAAGLNAAEPRLMQGEPV
- the hrpB gene encoding ATP-dependent helicase HrpB produces the protein MQFPGAPLPIDPLLPALVAALSEQGQAVLQAPPGAGKTTRVPLALLAGTKGRIVLLEPRRLAARAAAERMAETLGESVGQTVGYRIRGEAQVSKATRIEVVTEGILTRMLQSDPSLEGIGAVIFDEFHERSLNADLGLALVLEARSALRPDLHLVVMSATLDAAPVAALLGGAPLLTAEGRAYPVETRWLDAPVPRETRLPQAVAALTLKALAETEGGILVFLPGEGEIRRTAALLASRLPAEVQLHPLFGAMDFAAQRAALAPAQSGRKLVLATAIAETSLTIPDIRVVVDGGQARRARFDPTSGMSRLVTERVSLAEAEQRRGRGGRVAEGICYRLWTKGQEGALPAFAPAEIETADLTGLALDLALWGSSDLAFLTPPPPGPLAEARVLLHDLGALSADRITPHGKAMAALPLHPRLAHMLLRAGKPAATLAALIADRDPLNGAPADLSLRLKALENPRAYAADHPWPLRRETLERIRQEAKRLARLAPADQGLDPAEMAALAYPDRIGQRRKGDQPRYLLSGGKGAVFDAADPLANSRLIVATDLDGDPREARIRQALPISEAALRDLFAERIDWHDLCEWNQRESRITAKSRETLGALVLADRTWAAPPEARAKAALDGVRALGLALCGMTPAARRLQSRVALLRAEGTDLPDFTDDALTARAEDWLLPYLTRIRTADDLKALDLTEALKHALDWEQQQLLDRLAPAHYITPMQRKVPIDYAHGQPEISVRLQEMFGTTEHPSIGPRRLPLKVTLLSPGQRPVQVTTDLPRFWDTSYADVRKDMRGQYPRHPWPENPREADPTLRAKPRGT
- the aroC gene encoding chorismate synthase — protein: MSFNSFGHLFRVMTWGESHGPALGATVDGCPPGVPLSEADIQPWMDARKPGQNRFTTQRREADAVEILSGVYEGRTTGTPIQLMIRNTDQRSKDYGEIAKTFRPGHADITYWQKYGIRDPRGGGRSSARETAARVAAGGVARQVLAALAPGLSVTGYMVQMGPRLIDRARFDWDAIAANPFWCPDAETAQLWADDLDALRKTGNSVGAVVEVVARGVPAGLGAPIYAKLDSELASAMMSINAVKGVEIGAGMASAALTGVENADEIRMGPNGPEYGSNHAGGVLGGISTGQDVVVRFAVKPTSSILTPRQSVTIDGQDTDVATKGRHDPCVGIRAVPVGEAMMACVLLDQLLLHRAQMGEGLRGSIG